TTGTAAAACATTAAATGACAATGAAATCTGTTTAACTTTTGATGATAATTTACTTTGTCAATACGAGTTAGCTTATCCAGTATTAAAAAAATATAATATTAAAGCATTTTGGTTTGTTTATACATCACCGTTTAAAGGGGAATTAGAAAAAGTCGAAATATATAGATACTTTAGATCAGCTTATTTTCAAGAGATTAATGAATTCTATGATTCTTTTTATAATTTTATTGAGAAAACGGAGTTTAATAGTGAAGTAAAAAAGGCTTTGGAGAACTTTAGTCCTGAATCTTATTTAAGTGATTTTTCATTTTATACTAATGAAGATAGAATATTTAGATTTGTAAGAGATCAAATTTTGAAGCCAAGGCGTTATTTTATTGTTATGGATTCAATGTTAAAGGATTACAATGTTGAACTGAATTTATTAAGGGAGAAGCTTTGGATGAGTAAAGAGAATATTAAAGAATTGCATATTGAAGGGCATAGAATTGGCCTTCATTCTCATACACATCCGACGTCAGTTGCCTCTCTAAGTTTTAACGATCAAATGATTGAATATAAATCTAACCTGGAAATTCTTTCAGAGATACTTGGAGAGGCTCCTGAAAGTATGTCCCATCCTTGTAACTCTTATAATCAAAATACAATAAAGGTACTAGAAGAATTAAAAGTTAAGCTGGGATTTAGAGCTAATATGAAGAATTGTTCAAATGCAATTTACGAATTT
Above is a window of Paenibacillus uliginis N3/975 DNA encoding:
- a CDS encoding polysaccharide deacetylase family protein, producing the protein MKPHGIMFHHFHDDYKHIRGQGSISTDTFELIISYLQKNYTILSADEWMDKALCKTLNDNEICLTFDDNLLCQYELAYPVLKKYNIKAFWFVYTSPFKGELEKVEIYRYFRSAYFQEINEFYDSFYNFIEKTEFNSEVKKALENFSPESYLSDFSFYTNEDRIFRFVRDQILKPRRYFIVMDSMLKDYNVELNLLREKLWMSKENIKELHIEGHRIGLHSHTHPTSVASLSFNDQMIEYKSNLEILSEILGEAPESMSHPCNSYNQNTIKVLEELKVKLGFRANMKNCSNAIYEFPREDHAIILKKMGMKV